In Silene latifolia isolate original U9 population chromosome X, ASM4854445v1, whole genome shotgun sequence, the following proteins share a genomic window:
- the LOC141617383 gene encoding uncharacterized protein LOC141617383 — MSLLLPVMIFMSLPLRLEDRSLLLILHLLSLVEPPDASSSAPHVEQHSVPSRVHQLLLDSTPGGSELWTRNVAPEFKPYIGQLFGTLAEAISFYDVYAEACFRDRKRKAIVLDSGKEQFREWHNHRLCSLRNQQFQKKHRHLHLYHKKTIIDHSRVNQGPTRAFRNVKEYVDGYENVGAQLVDFKNFGRDIKCFIGDRDAQLFVNYFEDKRDTSEGFYFAYEVDSGKCLVRAFWCDAESRRNYALFGDYITYDPTYSTNKYCMLFTPFTGVDHHKRSVTFASALLFHEDEDSFTWVFQKFLDAMGQREPHYFQVEASASICSLSVGGFTPPANGVELIGIADARTQKTYQVVYNSLTNDAECSCKLFNRKGIICRHIIWVYSGKQVHTLPDKYLLMRWTKNAHKIPLYGPHGELIEDFDATDLRKMEMCKLWSEFYATISVLKNVSTKDITDLVDTLKQFRVKLNPQSESMTKEQELEMLLGCSSSTEVRILPPRQAKNKGSGKRMISKKQQCIAKAEKPKRLCRNCKQMAHHDKRNCPNAFVPDADNKFIICFCIFL, encoded by the exons ATGTCACTTCTTCTTCCTGTAATGATCTTCATGTCTCTACCATTACGTCTCGAAGATAGATCGCTATTGTTGATTCTTCACTTACTTTCTCTTGTTGAACCACCTGATGCATCTAGTTCTGCTCCacatgttgaacaacattctgtTCCTTCTCGTGTGCATCAACTACTTTTGGACTCCACACCTGGTGGTAGTGAATTGTGGACAAGGAATGTTGCACCAGAGTTTAAACCTTATATTGGCCAGTTGTTTGGGACGTTGGCAGAAGCTATTAGTTTTTATGATGTGTATGCAGAAGCAT GTTTTAGAGATCGTAAGAGGAAGGCTATTGTTTTAGATAGTGGAAAGGAGCAG TTTCGTGAGTGGCATAATCACCGTCTTTGTTCACTTAGAAATCAACAGTTCCAAAAAAAACACAGGCACCTCCATCTTTACCATAAAAAGACAATTATTGATCATTCAAGGGTTAATCAAGGGCCAACAAGGGCATTTAGAAATGTCAAGGAATATGTAGATGGCTATGAGAATGTTGGAGCTCAATTGGTTGATTTTAAGAATTTTGGAAGGGATATCAAATGTTTCATAGGAGACCGGGATGCTCAACTGTTTGTTAACTATTTTGAGGATAAACGTGATACCAGTGAAGGTTTTTACTTTGCTTATGAGGTGGATTCTGGTAAATGCTTGGTTCGTGCGTTTTGGTGTGATGCAGAGTCTCGTAGAAACTACGCTTTGTTTGGTGATTACATTACTTACGATCCAACTTACAGTACGAATAAGTATTGTATGCTTTTCACTCCTTTTACTGGCGTAGACCACCACAAAAGGTCAGTTACTTTTGCTTCTGCCTTGCTATTTCATGAGGATGAAGATTCGTTCACGTGGGTCTTTCAAAAGTTCCTTGATGCTATGGGACAGCGAGAGCCACATT ATTTTCAAGTAGAAGCTTCTGCTTCTATTTGTTCCCTTAGTGTTGGTGGCTTCACACCACCTGCAAACGGTGTAGAATTAATTGGTATTGCTGATGCCAGAACGCAGAAGACCTACCAAGTTGTCTACAATTCTCTAACGAATGACGCTGAATGTTCTTGCAAGTTGTTCAACAGGAAGGGTATTATTTGTAGACACATTATCTGGGTCTACTCTGGAAAACAAGTACACACTTTGCCCGATAAATACCTTCTTATGCGGTGGACCAAGAATGCACATAAGATCCCTCTTTATGGTCCACATGGTGAGTTAATTGAGGATTTTGATGCCACTGATTTACGAAAGATGGAAATGTGCAAGTTATGGTCAGAGTTCTACGCGACCATCAGTGTGCTCAAGAATGTGTCTACGAAGGACATCACTGATCTTGTTGACACACTTAAACAATTCAGGGTGAAACTCAATCCGCAATCAGAGTCAATGACCAAAGAGCAGGAGTTGGAGATGCTTCTTGGGTGCAGTTCCTCAACTGAGGTGAGGATTCTACCACCTCGTCAGGCAAAGAACAAGGGTAGCGGCAAGCGAATGATCTCCAAAAAGCAACAATGCATAGCTAAAGCGGAGAAACCTAAAAGGCTTTGTCGTAATTGCAAACAAATGGCTCACCATGATAAACGTAACTGTCCTAATGCTTTTGTACCTGATGCCGACAATAAG TTCATAATATGCTTCTGCATTTTTCTATAA